From a single Oceaniferula flava genomic region:
- a CDS encoding AAA family ATPase: MSESKPPSEQWESIQNSVAEIRTQTAKVIVGQEKVVEEMLVSLLCKGHCLLTGVPGLAKTLLVSTLGTILGLKFQRIQFTPDLMPTDIVGSEILQTGDGAGRGFEFVPGPIFANLILADEVNRTPPKTQAALLEAMQEKQVTVAGQTRNLDEPFIVFATQNPIEHEGTYPLPEAQLDRFFFNVMIDYPTIEEEEEVIRRTTGRSTDSADPILDAAGVIALQDATLDVPLPDNVVKYILQTVHKSRPNTAAASDFVNNYVDYGAGPRASQCLARAARALALLRGRSTASVEEVRDVALPILRHRVIPNYNATGEGVSVENVISELLKD, encoded by the coding sequence ATGAGTGAATCCAAACCTCCCTCCGAACAATGGGAAAGCATCCAGAACTCCGTGGCCGAGATCCGCACGCAGACGGCGAAGGTCATCGTGGGTCAGGAAAAAGTCGTCGAGGAGATGCTCGTCTCCCTTCTCTGTAAAGGCCACTGTCTGCTCACCGGGGTGCCGGGGCTGGCTAAGACGTTGTTAGTGTCGACGCTGGGCACGATTCTTGGTCTCAAGTTCCAGCGGATTCAGTTCACACCTGACCTGATGCCCACCGATATCGTCGGCTCTGAAATCCTCCAGACCGGCGACGGTGCAGGGCGTGGGTTTGAGTTCGTGCCGGGCCCTATTTTTGCCAACTTGATCCTCGCCGATGAGGTTAACCGGACACCTCCCAAAACTCAGGCTGCTTTGTTAGAGGCGATGCAGGAAAAGCAGGTCACCGTCGCAGGTCAGACTCGAAACCTGGACGAGCCCTTCATCGTTTTTGCCACCCAGAACCCCATCGAACACGAAGGCACCTATCCTCTGCCCGAGGCGCAGTTAGACCGATTCTTTTTCAACGTCATGATCGATTATCCGACCATCGAGGAGGAGGAAGAAGTCATCCGCCGGACCACTGGCCGCAGCACCGACTCTGCCGATCCTATTCTGGATGCCGCCGGAGTGATCGCGCTGCAGGACGCCACACTCGATGTGCCTCTGCCGGATAATGTGGTGAAATACATCCTTCAGACGGTGCACAAATCACGCCCTAACACTGCCGCCGCCAGCGACTTCGTGAACAACTACGTCGACTACGGTGCCGGCCCGCGTGCTTCGCAATGTTTGGCTCGCGCCGCCCGTGCACTGGCGCTGCTGCGAGGTCGTAGCACCGCCTCGGTGGAGGAGGTGCGCGATGTCGCGCTGCCGATTCTTCGCCACCGCGTGATCCCTAACTACAATGCCACCGGTGAAGGTGTCAGCGTGGAAAACGTCATCAGTGAGCTTCTGAAGGACTAG